The genomic interval CCCCGTACTGGTGTAAATGGGTACCTAAGGGGGTTACTGACTTGACCcaaccagaagggggtcagccgctagcgatcttgggggtagattGAGTAACCCTGAGACTTCTGCTGCGTCTCAAttacgggagccaggatggacctgcTAATGATTGTCATGGAAGCTGGAGAAGGGTAAACACAGTCTCCAGCCATGGGTTCGAGTCCCACTAACAATTGTCGGGGTTTCGAGTCCCCATGGCAATTGACATCTTATAACATCTTAACCCATGGGAATTGAAATTTATATTGCTGTAGCTGTAATTGGAATACTTatggtgacagttacatgttgttTGATCAAGAAGTTTTTGTGCCCGGAACCGTGCTTTGTGTGAATGAATGCTTTGTGTGAATGAGCGCTCTGTGTGAATGAGCGCCTGAGACGCAGTCTGACCgcgaagcgagtgcggagtcccgATCCGCGGTTCCGTGTTCTCCGTGAGGAGACCGGCCGGAGACAGATGAAGTGAATGATAAGTGCTTGTTGAACTAATAGCTGGTTTGGTAATCATGTGTGTTATCTTTATAAGTGCCTGGGCATTCCATGTCTATTGTAATAATCTTTAGACTACAACCATCTGTACCATGAGCAATTTAGCTTttaactgtgtgcatgtggtgagaaggttttgtgtgtgataagCTGTGCCTCATCTCAGCGTACCAAATTTAGCTTTTTGTATGTTCACCAGGTAAGAAATCccgttttgggataacagttgtatcaccccagatgggacactgataaaagccttgcccagtccagctggcTGAAGGaagcgggggggcgggtgccgatggggctccagccgcactgccctgtttgtcaggagaCCCAACGGTGCCTCCACCCAGCTGAGCAGTGaatggcccaaaggtgcaatgctaaaatcgagatattgtcttgaatgaatgtaattgtgatttatttgtatattttagctaggtatttggtttgcatgtgtgagttcagtattttagtttgtatatttatatttggtaccaaaataattttgtttggagagataattacaaaatgagaaccggttctgttactaaagtaccaccttgctccccgttaagatgcatctgtacacatgagagtaaattagtgggggaagtgatttgaacgtgaaattctgggttagctgtgttgcagtcagtgtCGTTCTGTGGATAGACTGttttggatctaaaattaatgcaagggattgatgcttaatatgctgtttattgacatctgtaagaaattaccaaaggtaggagctgagggatctaactattgctcagctaattgaaattgcatataaagtttatagtcgcaggaattaaatgaagagagaaaaagggaaggaggagcccaagcctatgctgtgaagtttgaacataaatgtctcaCCCCCTCCATAAGCTGCGgcgagaagaaaaggaaaaagctgaCTGCCTGTTAAAGCggcagaaaaaggtggcggggggggagagcggcggctgctggagccggagctcagctcctctcctccgggctcgccGCCCGTGGGGGATGGAGCGCGGGGGCAGCCGCCGCTgcctggcccgttcctgctgggctgctcggTTGTGTGTAAGGCGCACAGAGCACCTggatttccccttagataccCACCTTCTGACCCAGGCTCAGAAGTAGGGATACAGCAGTTAGTCTTGTTATTTACAAGTCAGTCAGCAAATGATACTCGGAGGAAGCTACAGAAACTGAAAGCAAGATTCTCGTTCTCAATGCCAATAAGTAATGACTACAtagtaaagggagccactggccaaagtgaaagagcaTGTTTTTGTGAACCTTGGAATACAggttgggtaaacaaataggcaTTCACAAATTTCTGTATATGCGTAACTCCACGAATTCTCTTTTGGAGAGAGACCTATCGGAACAAATGGGCGCAATGataagatttgaaaaaggagaaattactctggaggcaaatgatcagcaatatgtgcAAACAATGAGTTTCCTTTTAGTAACTGTTCCCACAGAGGGCAAAATTGATGAAgaggttgtgaaccaagcgtatcccgGATTATGGGCCAGTGATGTACCTGGAAGAGCCAAAAATGCCTCACCAGTTAAGGTAAAAATCAAAGGACGGCAGCTGGTAAGGATCAAGCAATACCCTTTGAaaaagaggacagggaaggaatttgaccactaatagagaaattcctgcaaagagggttattaaaggaatgtgagtccagttataacacccctgtgttgcctgtccgcaagccagatgggtcatattgggcggttcaggacttatgagctctaaacaaaatagctgaggacctctacccagtggtagcagagcCATACACCCTTCTGACAGTGTTAACACctcatttgacttggtttatcattttagatttaaaagatgctttcttttgcctccctctccatgaagccagccagacaatatctgcatttgaatgagagaacccgaaaaataaatgtaaaacccagctcacatgaatggtgttgccacaaggatttaataatagcctgacaatatttggaaatcagcttgctaaagattttgaatccttGGAAGCCccgtctgatgagggacagatactacaatatgtggatgacattttaatcgctactagaaccaaggagccTGCGTGACCTGGACCCTACagaccagaaacacctgcaatggaataaggaagtCACATGAGCCTTTAAAAACTTAAAAAGGCTTCGATGTCAGCCCCTCCTCTAGGACTCCCACATGCGAGTAAACCACGtttcctattctctcacgagaaacagggaatagccttgggtacattggcacaggatcttggaccatatcgacgagcagtggcctatttctctgaacagttagacgcaactgcaaaggggtggcctggatgcccgcGGGCAGGTGCTGCAGTGGTACTGGATATACAGGAGGCCTGaagatttaccatgggtcagaaaatgactgtgctcgtatcccacacagtgtctaacaagatggtgtagaaattatcgacactaacgttgtcaacccagcttctttcctcagtggtaactttggagaaccagttcatcgtgACTGCCTGGAGACCGTCGAAGAAACATAATCCCATcgaccagatctaaaagacattcctactgaaaacactgaaaactgGTTTATAGACAGAAGCAGCTGGCCGGGAAGTGATCTGAACCTTTGTTTAAAAAATCCTTTCGCACAGAAGGCAGAAATAATTGCTCTTActctgctctggaactagctcaaggtaaaactgttagcatctatactgactccaaggATGCTTTCAGGGTTTTGCaggtgcacagagcaatttggaaagaaaagggacttttgaactctcaaggcaaacagatcaagcatgcggaggagatactgaaactactggaagcagttcaacttcctaagaaaaatggcaatcatgcatattaagACACACCAGTAAGTGAGCTCAGAatcggaaaaggctggcggacagagaggcaaaacaaacggctcagcaaaaggtaaaaacagaaagtggtGATTGCACTGGCCACTGTCACTTGGCTGGTgacaggtcaatggaggagtttgctttagtcgatgaggactgggttagggagctattaaatagtctggacatccataaatccatgggtccagatgggatgcactcacgggtgctgagggagctggctgaagtcattgctagactgctctccatcatttttgccaagtcttgggaaacaggagaagtgcccaaggattggaggaaagcaaatgtcactccagtctttaaaaagggcaagaaggaggacccgggtaattatagagcggtcagcctcacctctgtccctgggaaagtaaaggaacagcttatccttggtgccatctcaaggcacatcagggataagagggtcattaggggcagtcagcatggcttcaccaagggtaagtcatgcttgaccaacctcatagccttttatgagaatgtaacaaggtggatggatgatggcagagcggtggatgtggtctaccttgacttcagtgaagcctttgacacagtccctcacagcatcctcacagctaaattgaggaggtgtggtctggacaatagagtagtgaggtgggttgcaaactggcttaagaagagaagccagagagtggtggtcaatggtgcggagtccagttggaggccagtatctagtggagtgcctcaggggtcagtactggggccaatattattcaatatattaattaacgatttggacaagggaagtttgctgatgacactaagctgggaggagtggctgacactggaagctgtgctgccatccagcgggacctggacaggctggagagttgggcgggggataacctgatgaaatttaacaagggaaagtgtagagtcctgcatctgggcaggaacaaccccaggttccagtataggttgggaaattacatattagagagcagtgtagaggaaagggacctgggggtcctggtggacaacagggtgaccatgagccagcactgtacccttgtggccgggaaggccaatggcatcctcgggtgtattacaaggggggtggtcagtagatcgagagaggtcctccttcccctctactccgccctggtgagaccccatctggaatattgtgtccagttctgggcctctcagttccagaaggacagggaactgctggagagagtccagtgcagggcaaccaagatgattaagggagtggagcatctcccttatgaagaaaggctgagggaactgtgtctctttagtttggagaagaggagactgaagggtgaccttattaatatttataaatatataaagggtgagtgtcatgaggatggagccaggctattctcagtggcaaacaatgataggacaaggagtaacgggatcaagctggaacacaagaggttccacttaaatttgagaaaaaacttcttctcagtgagtctgacagagcactggaacaggctgcccagggaggttgtggagtctccttccctggagacattcaaagcccgcctggacatgttcctgtgtgacctcaccagggcgttcctgctccagcagggggattggactggatgatcttttgaggtcccttccaatcccaaacatactgtgatactgtggtggCCTCCCTGCTGCAGGTCACCTGAGGGAAAGGGAAGTGGTGAGAGGGGGGGATAGGGTGGCAGTGGCATGAGGATGGGGTGGAGCGGGGAAATGGGGGGCAGGAGTGGTCATGGTTGAGAGGGTACAGGCTGAGAGGACACAGGCTGGGAGGACATGGGGCCATGTCTGAGAGGTCACCGGTTGTGGGGGATGACAGGAGGACACAGGGACGTGGCTGAGGTGAGGCAGCTGgcagccccggggccgccccTCAGCTGTGGGAAGCCGCTCTCCAAGAGCGGGCAGTCCCGCAGCTGCCCTCCtggggcaggcagcagcacagccaccgGCACAGCCAACCTGTAACCGTGGCTGGAGGTGGGCGGGGCAGCCCAGAAGGTGACATGGAGCTGGCAGAACCAGACGCAGTGGCTCAAGGGCAGGCAGCGCTGCCACCACTCAAGATGGCGCCCACAGCACAGCAGTGCAAAAGACGCTGCGTGCAGGAAAGGCGTGtgacagccccgccccctcatgcTTTGCCCCACCCCATAGCTGGGGGTGTCTGGAATCTGGGGAGACCCTGCTATCTGGGAGGGTCCCCAATACTTGAAAGGGTTTCCAGGACCTGAGAGGGTCCCAGGTATCTGGGGGAGCAGTGGCAGCTCCCCAGTGCGTGCCTCTCCTCACACAGTGCCCCAATGACGAGGCAGGTtggctggggagaagggggtgattTAGGGAGCTTTGGAGGGGTTAATTGGGGAGTTAAGTTGGGATGTGTTTAACTTGGGGGTGTATGTTTAATTTTGGTGGTGGGCTTAATTTTGGAGTGTGTTTAAATCTGGGAACGTGTGTTGTGGGGGCTGTGACTAATTTTGGGGTGACGTTTAATTGGGGGTTGTGTTTAATTCAGGGCTTTAGGTCTAATTATGCAGTTGTATTTAACTGGGGGGGCTGTATTTAATTGAAGGTTGTATTTAATTTGCGGGGCTGTGTTAAATTGGGGAGTGTCTTTAATTGGGGTTGTGCTTTATTGGGGGGATCAGTTGGAGTGGCTtcattttgggggtgcagcacaCCCTGTGatttccccccccacccagggctggAGGAGGGGGGCAGAGGTGCCCCCTGGAATAAACAGAGCCCCCAGCTTCTGCTGCACCCACCTACATCCATCTCTCCTTCTGGGGGGCGATCCAGGGCTGGAAGGGGGACACCCACTGGCTctgtccccctccccatgtcTGTCCTTCCTGGGGGGTTACTGATGGACTGGGGGGTCAGAGGAGGGCCCCTGGGCTGGGGGAGaggggtgacaatggggtgacCCACTGACTAGGTGGGTGTTGCCAGATGGGCCAAGAGACAAATAATAAATGAGATGTGCAGCAGCAATTAACTTTTAATTGTAGAACAAAGCCTGTCCCGGAACTGATACGTCAGCCAGGAGCAGTCAATTGACTCCTGAGCAGTTAATGACACACTTGTGGATGTGCTTAACTGAAAGacaactttgctcattataatatcATTTGAATACAAAGCCACAGCTCCTGGTCGAAGGCTGCTCCCCCAAGAAGCCCCCTCCTCACTGAACGTGCATAGGAAGAGCAGTGTGCTGCACAGTGTGCTGAGCAGTGTGATATATCTTGTGTGCAGATGTTGTCAACATCAGCCCTGTGGGACCACCCTGAGGGGGTGTGATCACATTTGGTACAAATGAGCCCGACTTTGGGATCACTGGGCTGCTGCTGCAAGCCGACATCCAGACTGGGACAACTCTTGTCAGAAAATCAATATCTGAGCTCAGTGGTCAGAATTTGGCTCTTTTGCAGCACAGTGGGTCAAGAGCCCTGTTTTTGGGACACTGCCGTGCCTGACTGTCCTTCCTGGGGGTCAAGTCTGGTCCCAGCCCTGGGGGCGAGGGGCGCACCATCTCCCTTCCACCTTTACTGGGGTtcaggctcccccagccctgccccgtcCCTGGGAGGGTCTTGGGGGAGCCTCCCGCCGGCCTCCCGGAGTACGAAGAGGAGCCGGAGCCAGCGGCTGAAGAGGCGCGGGAGGCGCGGGGGGGGCGCCAGGAGCTGCAGGTAGAAAGTCCGGCCGGTGACCAGACGCACGCGCAGCTGGTGACGCTGGAGGCTGCGCAGGGACAGACGGACCAAGGACAGCGGCAGCAGCCTGGGGGGGATGTGTCCATCGGGGGGTAATGGGGTTTTAGGGTGagggggattcagggttttggggtgcagtgggtctAGGGGGGCtcaccccagcagctgcagctcctcctcgGGGTCGGGGGGTGACGGCAGCACCGGCCGCGCCAGCAGCAGGAGGTCGGGGCGCGGGAGGAGGGGGCTGCTGGCTGCAATGGCCACTGTCACCTGGCTGGCGGCCTCCCCGCTGCGGGTCACCTGTGGCGATGGGGAAGTGGTGAGGGGGGATGGGGCGGGGGAGAGAAATCAAGCGGGGGCCTCGGGGGAGTGTGGCTCAGGGgacaagctgggggggcagggcggATATGAGGGCAGATGGAGGGAGGGGGCAGGGTCACAGCTGAGAGGACACAGGTGCGGGGAACAGGGCTGTGGGGGCCACGGCTGAGGGGCCACAAGGCTGGGGAGGAGACGGAGCCATGACTGAGAGCACACAGATCAAAGCAGGACAGGGCGGTGGTTGAGAGGACGTGTAAGGACAGGGCCAGAACTGAGGGCACAGAGGCCTCGGGGAATAAGGCCATGGCTGAAGGGACAGGTGGGAGCTACAGGCCCACGGCTGAGGGGACACAGCTAGCGTGCGCGGGGTCACCCCTCACTGCCCTCACCTGCAGGAAGTCGCTCTCGAAGAGTGGGCAGTCCCGCAGCTGCCCGTACTCCCCCCGGGCCAGGTAGCGCGACAGGCGGCCCATCCGTGGGTGGAGGCCGGGGAGCAGCCCGGGGAGGACACAGCAGTGCCAGCAGGTGACACAAGGACACCGGATCGGCTCGGGGTGGCCCTGGGAGAGGCGTTGCCGCCACCGCTCAAGATGGCGCCCGCAGCGCCACGCACTGCAGGGGGAAGGCACGTGACAGCCCCGCCCCTCCTGCCGCCCCGTGGccgggcgggggcagcgggggggCTGCCGGGACAGCCTCGGGCTGCGGGTGGTGGGGGTGGGGCAGGGGACGTTTGTGCTTGTGGGGGGGCCGGTTCCTCCCGGGATGGTGGCTATTGCCATTCATTAATATTAATGAGGGGGTGGATCCCACCTGACACTGGTTTGGTAGCACTGGGGATGGGTTCAATGTAATAGTCAGCCGTTCATATTAATGAGGATTCCGCTCTATCTGACGTTAGTTCAATAATATTCGTGGAGGTCGATCACTACTCCCCCACAGCTTATATGTGTGAGGGGGGCAGGCACTACCAAGAGACTCATTAATATTACTGAGGGGTGTGGGCTGCCACGTGAGATCATTAATAGTgatgaggaaactgtagaccagggGATAGCTCATTAATATTCATGAGCGCAGGCAATGCTTCGCCCATGTTCACGAGAGGGCAGGCAGTACCCACTAGAAGGTCATTAATATTAATGAGTTGGTAACATTAGGGCTTCACAACAAGCAAACTGTATTTCATACAGCAGAGAAAAATCCTGGTCCCGCTGCCAGACATCATGAAGATCTTCCGGGATACCAACGGTGGTGTCAAGGTGAAGGCCCTGGCActcttcaggaacatgatgggtcaCCTGGAGGGGAGGAGCGCGCCCCATCGCTCTGCAGCTGGCagagaagctcctgcccctctttgatgagGTAAGGCTGCTGCGGGAGCCCCAGCCCTACAGGTGGGCACTGGCAAAAACCACCACCCCTCagcccagccccgtgggcagccCTCGGTCGGGGCTCCCCTCGTGCTCCTCTTGCGTGGCCTTTCAGGGCTCTGGGGCCATTCAGCGGcagctgcagatctggcccaTGGCTCCTGTGGTCAGGATCCAACCCCTCACACCAGCCACGCTGACGCCCTTGCTCACCGTGGGCAGGGAGCAGCTGTAGTTTAAGCTACGCATCCTCCTCCCTACTGAGAGTCCAGCCAGGTGCAGGAGCTCTCCATCAGCCTCCTCATTGTAAAAGAGATGATCGAATGGCTGTAGGAGCTGTGTCACACTGAGCATGTGCAAAGAGCGTATGCTCTTAATTGTGGAGAAGGTACTGCATTCAGTTATGAGATTCAGATTCATGTGCTGCAGGAATTCGAACTttctgatgctgctgctgagcatcTGCAGAATCCTCACAAATTCTTTCCTGATGAGTGATTTGGGGACAAAAGCCTGCTCCTGACAATGAGACAGTCTGCATGATGCCACGTTAACAGCACTCCCACTGCAGAAACCATGTTTACAGAACTGGactcttttgcccctcctccaCCTCCACAACACCCACCAGTAATTCATATTCATGATGTGATAAAGACTGCAATCGGCACAAatgagaagaagatgaagaagaaagtgCAGAGAGACCTGCTCCCACTGTGAATGATCAAAACAAGAGCATGGCCAAGGTGCCATGACCAGGGTCACTGGGAAGGGCATGCTGCCACCATGGGGGTGGCCTGGGCATAAGGGGTGAGGGCTGC from Patagioenas fasciata isolate bPatFas1 chromosome 30, bPatFas1.hap1, whole genome shotgun sequence carries:
- the LOC136112892 gene encoding Golgi-associated RAB2 interactor protein 5A-like is translated as MAIATIPGGTGPPTSTNVPCPTPTTRSPRLSRQPPRCPRPATGRQEGRGCHVPSPCSAWRCGRHLERWRQRLSQGHPEPIRCPCVTCWHCCVLPGLLPGLHPRMGRLSRYLARGEYGQLRDCPLFESDFLQVTRSGEAASQVTVAIAASSPLLPRPDLLLLARPVLPSPPDPEEELQLLGLLPLSLVRLSLRSLQRHQLRVRLVTGRTFYLQLLAPPPRLPRLFSRWLRLLFVLREAGGRLPQDPPRDGAGLGEPEPQ